The following proteins are co-located in the Sporosarcina pasteurii genome:
- a CDS encoding putative DNA-binding protein, protein MSLVKTTRVNFLFDFYQSLLTDKQRTYMKLYYLEDLSLGEIADEHNVSRQAVYDNVRRTEAMLEDYEQKLNLFSKFQRRLEIIEKMEKMLVDESAQSEEIKRLLDALKDHE, encoded by the coding sequence ATGTCGCTCGTAAAAACGACACGTGTTAACTTCCTTTTTGATTTTTATCAATCACTTTTGACAGATAAGCAGAGAACATATATGAAATTATATTATCTGGAAGACTTGTCACTAGGGGAAATAGCTGATGAGCACAATGTATCTAGACAAGCGGTGTATGATAATGTTCGACGGACGGAAGCAATGTTAGAAGACTATGAACAAAAATTAAATTTGTTTTCCAAATTTCAAAGGCGATTAGAAATCATTGAAAAGATGGAGAAAATGTTAGTAGATGAATCAGCTCAATCAGAAGAGATAAAGCGTTTATTGGACGCATTAAAAGATCATGAGTAG
- the ftsY gene encoding signal recognition particle-docking protein FtsY codes for MSFFRRLKEKITGTNEAVTEKFKEGLTKTRDQFTSKVNDLVARFREVDEEFFEELEDLLLQADVGFETVMELIDELKLEVQRKNIKNTEGIQSVISQKLVEIYKAGEESNGELNLQEEGLSVILMVGVNGVGKTTTIGKLASRFKAEGKSVMLAAGDTFRAGAIDQLVVWGERTGVEVIRQSEGSDPAAVMYDAIRAAKNRNVDILICDTAGRLQNKVNLMNELEKVHRVIDREVPGAPHEVLLALDATTGQNALVQAQTFQEATNVSGIVLTKLDGTAKGGIVLAIKNKLNIPVKFVGLGEGVDDLQPFDPEKYVYGLFAEGLEQEVEEEDK; via the coding sequence ATGTCATTTTTTAGAAGGTTAAAAGAAAAGATTACTGGAACGAACGAAGCAGTTACTGAAAAGTTTAAAGAAGGACTGACGAAAACACGCGACCAGTTTACATCTAAAGTTAATGATCTTGTCGCTCGGTTTAGGGAAGTGGATGAAGAGTTTTTTGAAGAACTCGAGGATCTACTTTTACAAGCAGACGTTGGATTTGAAACAGTTATGGAACTTATTGATGAATTAAAACTTGAAGTGCAAAGGAAAAACATCAAAAATACGGAGGGCATCCAATCTGTTATTTCTCAAAAACTTGTAGAGATTTATAAAGCGGGTGAGGAGAGCAATGGAGAGCTCAATTTACAAGAGGAAGGATTATCCGTCATCTTAATGGTCGGTGTAAATGGTGTTGGGAAAACTACGACGATTGGAAAGCTAGCTTCTCGTTTTAAAGCAGAAGGTAAATCTGTCATGTTAGCAGCTGGAGATACGTTCCGTGCGGGGGCAATCGATCAATTAGTCGTATGGGGTGAGCGAACAGGGGTAGAAGTCATTCGCCAATCTGAAGGCTCAGACCCGGCGGCAGTTATGTACGATGCAATTCGTGCAGCCAAAAATCGAAACGTTGATATTTTAATTTGTGATACGGCAGGCCGACTTCAAAATAAGGTGAACTTGATGAATGAGTTGGAAAAAGTGCATCGTGTCATCGATCGTGAAGTTCCTGGGGCTCCCCATGAAGTATTGCTTGCGCTAGATGCAACGACAGGCCAAAATGCACTTGTTCAAGCACAAACATTCCAAGAGGCAACTAATGTATCAGGGATTGTGTTAACGAAACTTGACGGTACAGCAAAAGGTGGAATTGTCTTAGCAATCAAAAATAAGTTAAATATTCCAGTGAAGTTTGTCGGCCTTGGCGAAGGTGTCGATGACTTACAACCGTTTGATCCAGAGAAGTATGTCTATGGATTATTTGCTGAAGGGCTCGAACAAGAGGTTGAGGAAGAAGACAAGTAA
- the smc gene encoding chromosome segregation protein SMC translates to MFLKRLEIIGFKSFAERIGVDFVPGVTAVVGPNGSGKSNITDAIRWVLGEQSAKSLRGAKMEDVIFAGSDSRKPLNFAEVTLILDNSKGLFPLDYTEISVTRRVFRSGESIYLLNRQQCRLKDITDVFMDSGLGKEAFSIISQGRVDEILNSRPEDRRNIFDEAAGVLKYRTRKRKAEHKLFETSDNLDRVLDILKELDIRIEPLKEQAEAAKKHAEISGDVREADILLLNYDARKLHEKLREKLIAVEKQRAEKEVLAEAIEKNEVESSAIKKLLDQQEEKFESLQQKLVQVSAETEKWEGRRLLSVEKERNASLQIERVQTEFTSAKAEQADLEEKIKESYNNVTVLNKEYEEVKAEIKDTSQMLTRSVKETEHEIEELKSSYIDGLNEEATIRNELKHIEERLLGEKTSSQKINEQTVSLRNRLEALNADKKLKVQALDRIKKSAKEASKNYTNDAIELKKHEDDLRSKQELLQKAHNKQHEMQGRLRALQSLEADFSGFYSGVKEVLVAREAGKLVGIEGAVAELITVENDYVKAVETALGGAMQHIVTSSEVNARKAIGYLKTQNKGRATFLPLDVMRSRKIQQSTIQTIAQHPEFVGIADGLIRVEPTYKIIAENLLGNVLVASSLAGASAIAKALNYRYRVVTLDGDIVNAGGSLTGGGAQGRSSVFSRRAELETLTKQVEQMSASIERGNKSISDTKLKVAEYMQNVEHFRKQSEALQLEMATAEADVRECDMAIHTVKSELEAVEIGRIGAETAGSELMDKKNELETAHATLKKTLESLQAEITKLERLARDWRNEEAALTAQLTELRERAAILREQLSYQNRAITDMEASNQASIDKMNLLQQELEYLTDEEREHVTAEEIAAQIERSAKDKQQIEKSIAEVRKSRSEIVVQKNHQETHLRQLRDHAEKLNATLHEQTIELSRLEVTYETITQKLLHEYGLRPDDELSLDFDEQEKRNQLARLKQEVKSIGPINPSAVQEYEEVSERHQFLTAQRNDLLEAKETLQEAMSEMDHEMSIRFSATFDAVQNQFRHVFKEMFGGGNADLILTDPTDLLHTGIDIVARPPGKKMQNLSLLSGGERALTAISLLFSIIEVRPVPFCILDEVEAALDEANVIRYSNYLKKFSDKTQFIVITHRKGTMEGADVLYGITMQESGVSKLISVKLSEVPEEVMM, encoded by the coding sequence ATGTTTTTAAAAAGGCTTGAAATAATAGGGTTCAAATCATTTGCAGAACGTATAGGTGTAGATTTCGTGCCAGGCGTTACAGCTGTCGTCGGACCCAATGGTAGTGGAAAAAGTAATATTACCGATGCGATCCGTTGGGTATTAGGCGAACAATCGGCGAAATCTTTACGTGGTGCCAAGATGGAAGATGTGATTTTTGCGGGGAGTGATTCTAGAAAGCCACTTAACTTTGCAGAAGTCACGTTAATTCTTGATAATAGTAAAGGTTTGTTTCCCCTAGATTACACTGAAATTAGCGTTACGCGACGTGTCTTTCGCTCTGGTGAAAGTATTTATTTATTAAATAGGCAGCAATGCAGATTAAAAGACATTACGGATGTATTTATGGATTCTGGACTTGGGAAAGAAGCATTTTCGATTATTTCTCAAGGACGCGTCGATGAAATCTTAAATAGCCGTCCGGAAGATCGCAGAAATATTTTTGATGAAGCTGCAGGCGTATTAAAATATAGAACAAGGAAACGTAAAGCAGAACATAAACTGTTTGAGACATCAGATAATCTCGACCGCGTGCTTGATATATTAAAAGAACTTGATATTAGAATAGAGCCGCTTAAAGAACAGGCTGAAGCGGCTAAAAAGCACGCGGAAATCTCTGGAGATGTTCGAGAAGCGGATATATTACTACTCAATTACGATGCCAGAAAGTTACATGAAAAATTGCGAGAAAAGTTGATAGCCGTAGAAAAACAACGTGCGGAAAAAGAAGTATTAGCTGAGGCGATAGAAAAAAATGAAGTTGAATCTTCCGCGATAAAAAAGCTACTGGATCAGCAAGAGGAAAAATTTGAATCATTGCAACAAAAACTTGTCCAAGTAAGCGCAGAAACTGAAAAGTGGGAAGGTAGGCGTCTCTTATCCGTCGAGAAGGAACGAAATGCTAGTTTACAAATCGAACGGGTGCAGACTGAATTTACGAGCGCAAAAGCTGAACAGGCGGATTTAGAAGAAAAAATAAAAGAATCCTATAATAATGTAACTGTCCTAAATAAAGAATATGAAGAAGTAAAAGCGGAGATAAAAGACACATCTCAAATGTTGACTCGCTCTGTTAAAGAAACTGAGCATGAGATTGAAGAGTTAAAGTCATCTTATATTGACGGACTTAATGAAGAAGCGACCATTCGAAATGAACTAAAGCATATCGAGGAACGTCTATTGGGGGAAAAAACATCTTCTCAGAAAATTAATGAGCAGACGGTATCCTTAAGAAATAGATTAGAAGCGTTAAATGCGGATAAGAAACTTAAAGTACAAGCATTAGACCGTATAAAGAAATCAGCAAAAGAAGCATCAAAAAACTATACAAACGATGCAATTGAATTAAAAAAGCATGAAGATGATTTAAGAAGTAAACAAGAGCTACTTCAAAAAGCTCATAATAAACAACATGAAATGCAAGGCCGTTTACGTGCGTTGCAAAGCTTAGAGGCGGATTTCTCAGGGTTTTATTCAGGTGTAAAAGAAGTACTTGTCGCACGTGAAGCTGGAAAATTAGTCGGTATAGAAGGTGCTGTAGCCGAACTAATCACTGTTGAAAATGATTATGTTAAAGCGGTTGAAACAGCACTCGGTGGAGCTATGCAGCATATCGTAACCTCTTCCGAAGTGAATGCTAGAAAAGCAATTGGTTATTTAAAAACACAAAACAAAGGAAGAGCGACATTTCTTCCGTTAGATGTGATGCGTTCTCGAAAAATCCAACAATCTACTATCCAAACGATAGCCCAACATCCAGAATTTGTCGGGATTGCTGATGGACTCATTCGCGTCGAACCGACTTATAAAATCATTGCTGAAAATTTACTAGGAAATGTTCTTGTTGCTTCATCCCTCGCCGGAGCTTCCGCGATTGCTAAGGCTTTAAATTATCGTTACCGTGTTGTAACTTTAGATGGCGATATTGTGAATGCGGGTGGATCGCTCACGGGTGGTGGCGCTCAAGGTCGTTCCTCAGTATTTTCTAGAAGGGCTGAACTTGAAACGTTAACAAAACAAGTTGAGCAAATGTCTGCCTCTATTGAAAGAGGGAACAAATCGATTAGTGACACGAAATTGAAAGTCGCTGAGTATATGCAGAACGTAGAGCATTTCCGCAAACAATCTGAAGCTTTACAACTAGAAATGGCCACTGCCGAAGCAGATGTCCGTGAATGCGATATGGCCATACATACTGTTAAAAGCGAATTAGAAGCAGTTGAGATTGGTCGAATTGGAGCTGAAACAGCTGGTTCGGAATTAATGGACAAGAAAAATGAACTGGAAACAGCTCATGCAACGTTAAAAAAGACGCTTGAATCGTTACAAGCAGAAATTACAAAGCTAGAACGTCTTGCTAGAGATTGGCGAAATGAAGAAGCCGCACTTACGGCCCAGTTAACAGAACTCCGGGAGCGAGCGGCAATTTTACGTGAACAACTTTCCTACCAAAACAGAGCGATAACAGATATGGAAGCGTCCAATCAGGCTTCGATTGATAAAATGAACTTGTTACAACAAGAGTTAGAATACTTAACAGATGAAGAGCGAGAACATGTAACAGCTGAAGAGATAGCCGCACAAATTGAGCGTTCAGCAAAAGATAAACAACAAATTGAAAAATCGATTGCTGAAGTGAGAAAAAGTCGTTCAGAAATTGTCGTTCAAAAAAATCATCAAGAAACACATTTACGCCAACTGCGCGATCATGCAGAGAAACTAAATGCGACACTTCATGAACAAACCATTGAGTTATCCCGACTTGAAGTGACTTATGAAACGATTACTCAAAAATTGCTTCATGAATACGGGTTACGACCAGACGATGAATTAAGTTTAGACTTTGATGAACAAGAGAAACGCAATCAATTGGCTAGATTAAAGCAAGAAGTTAAAAGTATAGGCCCCATTAATCCAAGCGCAGTGCAAGAGTATGAAGAAGTGTCTGAACGTCATCAGTTTTTAACTGCACAGCGTAATGATTTATTAGAGGCGAAAGAGACTTTGCAAGAAGCGATGTCGGAAATGGATCATGAGATGAGTATCCGTTTTTCAGCAACATTCGATGCCGTGCAAAATCAATTTAGACATGTGTTTAAAGAAATGTTCGGAGGCGGAAATGCTGACCTGATTCTTACAGATCCGACTGATTTACTGCATACGGGTATTGATATCGTTGCTAGACCGCCAGGCAAAAAGATGCAAAACTTAAGTCTTTTATCTGGCGGAGAAAGGGCGCTTACAGCGATTTCGCTACTATTTTCCATCATAGAAGTGCGTCCTGTGCCGTTTTGTATATTAGATGAGGTTGAAGCCGCACTTGATGAAGCGAATGTCATTAGATATAGCAACTATTTAAAAAAGTTCTCAGATAAGACGCAGTTTATTGTCATCACGCATAGGAAAGGTACAATGGAAGGCGCAGATGTTTTATATGGAATTACAATGCAAGAATCAGGCGTTTCCAAACTAATTTCCGTTAAATTATCGGAAGTACCCGAAGAAGTGATGATGTAA
- the rnc gene encoding ribonuclease III, whose translation MTSKRTTTNPKMILPQTVRKDFEELQRKLAIQFEEVSLLYNAFTHSSYVNEHRRKKYTDNERLEFLGDAVLELGVSQFLYTTEPTMSEGELTKLRAAIVCEPALVSFANELEFGRYVLLGKGEEQTGGRTRPALLADVFEAFIGALYTDQGMEAVTAFLEKVVFPKVSVGAFSHVMDYKSRLQEIVQQTNNGQLHYEVVEEKGPAHAKVFITVVQLDEETLGTGKGRSKKEAEQEAARHAIAELKS comes from the coding sequence ATGACAAGTAAACGTACAACAACGAATCCTAAAATGATCCTTCCACAAACAGTTCGAAAAGACTTTGAGGAATTGCAACGAAAACTTGCGATTCAATTTGAGGAAGTGTCACTTTTATACAATGCATTTACGCATTCATCATATGTGAATGAGCATCGAAGAAAAAAATATACGGATAATGAGCGACTTGAATTTTTAGGGGATGCAGTGTTAGAGTTAGGTGTTTCCCAGTTTCTTTATACGACTGAACCTACGATGAGTGAAGGTGAATTGACAAAGTTAAGGGCTGCAATTGTTTGTGAACCAGCACTTGTTTCCTTTGCGAATGAACTTGAATTTGGTCGTTATGTTCTTTTAGGTAAAGGGGAAGAACAGACAGGTGGAAGAACACGTCCGGCTCTCTTAGCAGATGTTTTTGAAGCTTTCATCGGTGCGCTATACACTGATCAAGGCATGGAAGCAGTAACCGCATTTCTTGAAAAAGTAGTATTTCCAAAAGTAAGTGTCGGTGCTTTTTCGCATGTGATGGATTATAAAAGTCGGTTACAGGAAATTGTCCAACAAACGAATAATGGACAGCTTCATTATGAAGTAGTAGAGGAAAAGGGCCCTGCCCATGCAAAAGTATTTATCACTGTTGTACAGTTAGATGAAGAAACACTCGGTACCGGAAAAGGTAGGTCGAAGAAAGAAGCAGAGCAGGAAGCGGCCCGACATGCAATTGCAGAACTTAAGAGCTAG
- a CDS encoding acyl carrier protein yields MATVTERVTKVIVDRLGVDESEVKAEASFRDDLGADSLDVVELVMELEDEFDMEISDDDAEKIATVGDAVSYIETKVN; encoded by the coding sequence TTGGCAACAGTAACTGAACGAGTAACTAAAGTAATCGTAGACCGTCTAGGTGTCGATGAAAGCGAAGTTAAAGCAGAAGCATCTTTCCGTGATGATCTCGGTGCAGATTCACTAGACGTAGTTGAGCTTGTAATGGAATTAGAAGATGAGTTCGATATGGAGATTTCTGATGATGATGCAGAGAAAATTGCAACTGTCGGCGATGCAGTTTCATATATCGAAACAAAAGTGAACTAA